A window of Fibrobacter sp. UWR4 genomic DNA:
GTGAGATCGTCCACCTTTTTTCTTCATCTTATGTGCTTGATTTATTTTTTTGATATCAAGGGCTTGTCTATAACAAGGATGAATTTCCCACTTCATACCGAAATCATTGCTTGTGCTAGATGTTAATAAATCAGGCATTTCTTTGAAGGAGTAATGATGATATTCTCCGGCCTCATCTTCAGAACGAGCTACTATAAACCCTATTCTAAACAAGAATCGTGCTAAATCTTTCGGTGATGATGCCCTAACTTCATCTATAACTACATTTACATGTTTTAAAATAAAATTATTGATATGTTTAAACAGTTCTTCTTGACAAAACAAACGATCACATCCCCTGAAAGCATGAATAACCGATTCTATTTCTTTGCATTGGTGTCTATGTTCAATTACTAAATCTGATATTCTTTTTTGACCGTAGTCCCCCCAAACATCGTCTATATCTTGTTTTGTTATTATAGACATTTTTCGTTTATCCGCGTTTGTTTGGCAC
This region includes:
- a CDS encoding P-loop ATPase, Sll1717 family, with translation MFDHKAKWNNDREQYLYRIVYTLSYMRPRWAIQLCKLCQTNADKRKMSIITKQDIDDVWGDYGQKRISDLVIEHRHQCKEIESVIHAFRGCDRLFCQEELFKHINNFILKHVNVVIDEVRASSPKDLARFLFRIGFIVARSEDEAGEYHHYSFKEMPDLLTSSTSNDFGMKWEIHPCYRQALDIKKINQAHKMKKKGGRSHYT